A portion of the Cyanobium sp. PCC 7001 genome contains these proteins:
- a CDS encoding P-II family nitrogen regulator, whose translation MKQIQAIVRPEKLDAVKDALVEIGINGITVTAVQGFGKQMGHTEVYRGVKVEAKLLTKMQITSVVTDQAVDQVVQAILTAARTGEIGDGKIVITPVENAIRIRTGESGDSTLA comes from the coding sequence GTGAAACAGATTCAAGCCATCGTGCGCCCTGAGAAGCTCGATGCCGTCAAGGACGCCCTTGTGGAGATCGGCATCAACGGCATCACGGTGACGGCCGTTCAGGGCTTCGGCAAACAGATGGGCCACACCGAGGTCTATCGCGGCGTGAAGGTTGAAGCGAAGCTGCTCACCAAGATGCAGATCACCTCAGTGGTGACCGATCAGGCCGTGGATCAGGTGGTGCAAGCCATCCTCACAGCAGCCCGCACAGGGGAGATCGGCGACGGCAAGATCGTCATCACTCCGGTGGAGAACGCCATCCGCATCCGCACCGGTGAATCCGGTGATTCCACGCTCGCCTGA
- a CDS encoding phycocyanin subunit beta, whose product MFDAFTKVVAQADARGEFINAGQIDALSAMVGDSFKRMDTVNRITSNASKIVTNAARDLFDSQPALIAPGGNAYTHRRMAACLRDMEIVLRYVTYAIFTGDASVLEDRCLNGLRETYLALGVPGASVAEGIRKMKDAAIAIANDRNGITPGDCSALMSEVGTYFDRAAAAVG is encoded by the coding sequence ATGTTCGACGCCTTCACCAAGGTTGTAGCCCAGGCTGATGCCCGCGGCGAATTCATCAATGCCGGTCAGATTGACGCCCTCTCGGCGATGGTCGGCGACAGCTTCAAGCGCATGGACACGGTGAACCGCATCACCTCCAATGCCTCCAAAATCGTCACCAACGCCGCTCGCGATCTCTTCGATTCGCAGCCCGCTCTGATCGCCCCTGGCGGTAACGCCTACACCCATCGCCGCATGGCCGCCTGCCTGCGCGACATGGAGATCGTTCTCCGCTACGTCACCTACGCCATCTTCACCGGCGACGCCTCCGTCCTGGAAGACCGCTGCCTCAATGGCCTCCGTGAAACCTATCTCGCCCTCGGCGTCCCTGGCGCTTCCGTGGCAGAAGGCATCCGCAAGATGAAGGACGCCGCCATCGCCATCGCCAACGACCGCAACGGCATCACCCCCGGCGACTGCTCCGCTCTCATGAGCGAAGTCGGCACCTACTTCGACCGCGCTGCCGCCGCTGTCGGCTGA
- a CDS encoding pirin-like bicupin family protein, translated as MTSLTSAGADTLVFRPAAERFHSQLDWLDSWHSFSFSHHHDPAWMGFGPLRVINDDTIAAGKGFGLHPHRDMEIVTVMVEGQLNHRDSMGHTAVLREGEVQAMSAGTGVVHSEMNLGDRPCRLLQIWIEPVRRGLPPGYGQKPFAIGPGWTPLLSPDAAGDTLAIQRPVQLWRAQPRPGDALDLAIAPGSQGWLQLIDGEGEIGGRGLQRGDGLGFSAGALPAFVAGPSGADLLLFALR; from the coding sequence ATGACCTCCCTCACCTCCGCCGGGGCCGACACCCTGGTGTTCCGTCCCGCCGCCGAGCGCTTCCACAGCCAGCTGGACTGGCTGGACAGCTGGCATTCCTTCTCGTTCTCCCATCACCACGACCCCGCCTGGATGGGCTTCGGCCCGCTGCGGGTGATCAATGACGACACCATCGCGGCGGGGAAGGGCTTCGGCCTCCATCCCCACCGCGACATGGAGATCGTGACGGTGATGGTGGAGGGTCAGCTGAACCACCGCGATTCCATGGGCCACACGGCGGTGCTCCGCGAAGGCGAGGTGCAGGCGATGAGCGCCGGCACCGGGGTGGTGCACAGCGAGATGAACCTCGGTGATCGGCCCTGCCGGCTGCTGCAGATCTGGATCGAACCCGTCCGCAGGGGACTGCCGCCGGGGTATGGCCAGAAGCCCTTTGCGATCGGTCCGGGCTGGACGCCGCTGCTCAGTCCCGATGCCGCCGGTGACACCCTGGCGATCCAGCGCCCGGTGCAGCTCTGGCGCGCCCAGCCCCGGCCAGGAGATGCCCTTGACCTGGCCATCGCCCCTGGCAGCCAGGGCTGGCTGCAGCTGATCGATGGCGAGGGGGAGATTGGCGGCAGGGGGCTGCAGCGGGGCGATGGGCTCGGGTTCTCCGCCGGCGCCTTGCCTGCTTTCGTGGCAGGTCCCAGCGGGGCCGATCTGCTCCTGTTCGCCCTGCGCTGA
- a CDS encoding Hepatitis C virus core protein — protein MDLQLAMLQPPRGYLTLSWLGLVANALLLPLTLWVILQDPTWRTVHIVLGSSAVLPTAVVGLVATTGLLKWRAWGQIVAIVALSMSLAVGLPYGIVRLAVFSEGRVLTAVIAALVWAVNAAVLVYWCRPCIRRYLT, from the coding sequence TTGGACCTCCAGCTCGCGATGCTTCAGCCCCCGCGCGGCTACCTCACGCTCAGTTGGCTGGGCCTGGTGGCCAACGCCCTGCTGCTGCCCCTCACCCTCTGGGTGATCCTGCAGGATCCCACCTGGCGCACGGTGCACATCGTGCTGGGCTCCAGCGCTGTGCTGCCCACGGCCGTGGTGGGTCTGGTGGCCACCACGGGCCTGCTGAAGTGGCGGGCCTGGGGACAGATCGTGGCGATCGTGGCCCTCTCGATGAGCCTGGCCGTGGGTCTGCCCTACGGCATCGTGCGCCTCGCCGTGTTCAGCGAGGGCCGCGTGCTCACCGCCGTGATCGCCGCCCTGGTGTGGGCGGTGAATGCGGCGGTGCTGGTGTACTGGTGCCGTCCCTGCATCCGGCGTTACCTCACGTAG
- a CDS encoding DUF4278 domain-containing protein — protein sequence MATSKLRYRGIPYDASQHEHPSSEAVEHTYRGRHYVAPLKHEPAPVDPSLELHYRGAVYHHSAGQAA from the coding sequence ATGGCCACCAGCAAACTCCGTTATCGCGGCATTCCCTACGACGCCAGCCAGCACGAACATCCCTCCAGCGAGGCTGTCGAGCACACCTACAGAGGTCGGCACTACGTGGCACCCCTGAAGCACGAACCCGCACCCGTGGATCCTTCCCTCGAACTCCACTACCGCGGCGCGGTGTACCACCACAGCGCCGGGCAGGCCGCCTGA
- a CDS encoding DUF2808 domain-containing protein: MRTGTRLRHPARVLSSIATALLAAGPLLSTVPPFSQPGQALELRGATYFQRAPWKVDLVSYNSIVGQPSARYYFTVELPQDAGASLAGLTIRQSRGVDNQFRFSPERTEAFVGRPRQEGQAIAVEASFDQRQREVRVTFPEPVAPGTTLTVMLKPWANPSVSDTYMFQVQAFPAGPNPSPASLGFATLRIYDPDWR, from the coding sequence GTGCGAACCGGAACCCGGCTGCGGCATCCCGCCCGGGTCCTGAGCTCCATCGCCACAGCCCTGCTGGCCGCGGGTCCGCTGCTGAGCACAGTTCCCCCGTTCAGCCAGCCGGGCCAGGCCCTGGAGCTGCGCGGCGCCACCTACTTCCAACGTGCTCCCTGGAAGGTGGATCTGGTGAGCTACAACTCCATCGTGGGCCAGCCCTCGGCCCGGTATTACTTCACTGTGGAATTGCCGCAGGATGCCGGCGCCTCCCTGGCTGGGCTCACGATCCGTCAGTCCCGCGGGGTGGACAACCAGTTCCGCTTCAGTCCGGAACGGACGGAAGCCTTCGTGGGGCGCCCCCGCCAGGAAGGGCAGGCCATCGCCGTGGAGGCCAGCTTCGATCAGCGGCAGCGGGAGGTGCGGGTGACCTTTCCGGAGCCGGTGGCTCCCGGCACCACCCTCACCGTGATGCTCAAGCCCTGGGCCAATCCCTCGGTGTCGGACACCTACATGTTCCAGGTGCAGGCCTTCCCGGCCGGTCCCAACCCCTCGCCCGCCTCGCTGGGGTTCGCCACCCTGCGGATCTACGACCCCGACTGGCGCTGA
- a CDS encoding glutathione S-transferase family protein — translation MEPLAWDALASRAAAPADRVNGPTNAQARLRLFGHSEADIRVTLYRDHHAWCPYCQKVWLWLEERRIPYRIRKVTMVCYGDKEAWYRQRVPSGMLPALELDGRLITESDRILEALERAFGPLQASLLAAEVMPLRQLERLLFRTWCSWLCQPHRDLASDRQSQLQFQRTAAAMEAELERSGGPWLLESFSSADLVFVPYVERMNASLAYYKGFLLRQEHPALHRWFTALEQRRTYRGTQGDFHTHAHDLPPQMGGCFANGSDSQRALAQRIDTGPWPLTMASGADPETSEPEPEDAASVALARMLRHRKVLQQRPALAGEAMDQALRCALTTLIGAGSCPPPPGTAAGLRNLRDRISVPRDMPLQAARRLRQALEATALLDPTAPRVQAPALPLRHRRDQDPRPFLESCLG, via the coding sequence ATGGAGCCCTTGGCCTGGGATGCGCTGGCCAGCCGGGCAGCGGCCCCGGCGGACCGGGTGAACGGCCCCACCAACGCCCAGGCCCGGCTGCGCCTGTTCGGCCACAGCGAGGCGGACATCCGCGTGACCCTCTACAGGGACCACCACGCCTGGTGCCCCTACTGCCAGAAGGTGTGGCTCTGGCTGGAGGAGCGGCGGATTCCCTACCGGATCCGCAAGGTCACGATGGTCTGCTACGGCGACAAGGAGGCCTGGTACCGCCAGCGGGTGCCCTCGGGCATGCTGCCCGCCCTGGAGCTCGATGGGCGGCTGATCACCGAGAGCGATCGGATCCTCGAAGCCCTCGAGCGAGCGTTCGGCCCCCTGCAGGCCAGCCTCCTGGCAGCGGAGGTGATGCCGCTGCGGCAGCTGGAGAGGCTGCTGTTCCGCACCTGGTGCAGCTGGCTGTGCCAGCCCCATCGGGATCTGGCGTCCGACCGGCAGTCCCAGCTGCAGTTCCAGCGCACGGCCGCCGCCATGGAAGCGGAGCTGGAGCGCAGCGGCGGCCCCTGGCTGCTGGAGAGCTTTAGCAGCGCCGACCTGGTGTTCGTGCCCTATGTGGAGCGGATGAACGCCTCGCTGGCCTACTACAAGGGCTTTCTGCTGCGGCAGGAGCACCCGGCTCTGCACCGCTGGTTCACGGCCCTGGAGCAACGCCGCACCTATCGGGGAACCCAGGGGGATTTCCATACCCACGCCCACGATCTGCCACCCCAGATGGGGGGATGTTTCGCCAACGGCAGCGACAGCCAGCGGGCCCTGGCCCAGCGCATCGACACCGGCCCCTGGCCTCTCACCATGGCCAGCGGTGCCGACCCCGAAACCTCGGAGCCTGAGCCCGAGGATGCCGCCAGCGTGGCCCTGGCACGGATGCTGCGGCACCGCAAGGTGCTGCAGCAGCGCCCGGCCCTGGCCGGAGAGGCCATGGATCAGGCCCTGCGCTGTGCCCTCACCACGCTGATCGGAGCCGGCTCCTGTCCGCCGCCGCCGGGAACCGCCGCCGGCCTGCGGAACCTGCGTGATCGGATCAGCGTGCCGCGGGACATGCCCCTGCAGGCGGCGCGACGCCTGCGGCAGGCCCTGGAAGCCACCGCCCTGCTGGATCCCACCGCCCCCCGCGTCCAGGCCCCGGCACTGCCGCTGCGCCACCGCCGCGACCAGGATCCCCGTCCGTTCCTGGAGTCCTGCCTAGGCTGA